One Halobacterium zhouii genomic region harbors:
- a CDS encoding transcription initiation factor IIB family protein, translating to MYRAGDEVDQRAWLDELEGIADSLELNAEARSTAKDLFLSAVPEEDRSKAAAVAASVYAGALIAGDQHSQTAVADAAGVSRLSIQTRWKELLEEAGFRAPSW from the coding sequence ATGTACCGTGCCGGAGACGAAGTGGACCAGCGGGCGTGGCTAGACGAACTCGAGGGCATCGCGGACAGCCTCGAGTTGAACGCGGAAGCGCGCTCGACCGCCAAAGACCTCTTCCTGTCCGCGGTGCCCGAGGAGGACCGGTCGAAAGCCGCGGCGGTCGCGGCGAGCGTGTACGCCGGCGCGCTCATCGCTGGCGACCAGCACTCCCAGACCGCGGTCGCGGACGCCGCTGGCGTCTCGCGACTCTCGATCCAGACGCGCTGGAAGGAGTTACTCGAGGAAGCAGGGTTCCGCGCGCCGTCCTGGTAG
- a CDS encoding phosphopantetheine adenylyltransferase — MDVALGGTFDPVHDGHRKLFERAFELGDVTVGLTSDELAPATRHVDRVVRSFDERKRDLEAELAAFASEYDREFDVRRLDEPTGIATEPKFDALVVSPETRETGEHINDLRAERGLDSLDIVVVEHVRAGDGDIISSTRIVQGEIDEHGNLTPDRDGR; from the coding sequence ATGGACGTCGCTCTCGGTGGCACGTTCGACCCGGTCCACGACGGGCACCGGAAACTGTTCGAACGCGCGTTCGAACTCGGTGACGTCACGGTCGGATTGACGAGCGACGAGTTGGCGCCGGCGACGCGGCACGTCGACCGCGTCGTCCGCTCGTTCGACGAACGGAAACGAGATCTCGAAGCCGAACTCGCGGCGTTCGCGTCCGAGTACGACCGCGAGTTCGACGTGCGGCGACTCGACGAACCCACTGGCATCGCCACCGAACCGAAGTTCGACGCGCTCGTGGTCTCGCCGGAGACCAGGGAGACTGGCGAGCACATCAACGACCTCCGCGCGGAGCGCGGCCTCGACTCCCTCGACATCGTCGTGGTCGAGCACGTCCGTGCGGGGGACGGCGACATCATCTCCTCGACGCGCATCGTCCAGGGCGAGATCGACGAGCACGGAAACCTCACGCCCGACCGCGACGGTCGGTGA
- a CDS encoding glutamate--cysteine ligase, which produces MDAGSSDRFTELGTLGVEEEFFVVDGEGVPTAGTDELVYESPPSGVLSGRLDHELFKFVVETQTPKLSGPGEVSAAVREVRDALVEHAESQGYRIAGAGLHPAARWREQEHAEKPRYRSQLDRIQYPQHRNTTAGLHVHVGVDDADKAVWVANELRWYVPVMLALSANSPFWDGHDTGLASARAKIFEGLPNTGMPTAFDSFEAFESFERLLVENGSIADRGELWFDVRPHTEHGTVELRAPDGQADPAVVEAFVEYTHALVVDLAERYEDGGSGNGLRREVLDGNKWQAIRYGHDASFVDRNGEGSVSLGDVVERECDRLGVSGIREVYDAESGATRQRRLREEEGARALYESLVL; this is translated from the coding sequence ATGGACGCGGGTTCGTCGGACCGGTTCACCGAGTTGGGGACGCTCGGCGTCGAGGAGGAGTTCTTCGTCGTCGACGGCGAGGGCGTTCCGACGGCGGGAACCGACGAGTTGGTGTACGAGTCTCCGCCGTCGGGCGTGCTCTCCGGCCGACTCGACCACGAACTGTTCAAGTTCGTCGTGGAGACCCAGACGCCGAAGCTCTCCGGTCCGGGCGAGGTGTCGGCGGCGGTCCGGGAGGTGCGTGACGCGCTGGTCGAGCACGCCGAGTCACAGGGCTACCGTATCGCTGGCGCGGGCCTCCATCCGGCCGCGCGGTGGCGCGAACAGGAGCACGCCGAGAAGCCCCGGTACCGGAGTCAGTTGGACCGAATCCAGTACCCCCAGCACCGGAACACGACCGCGGGACTGCACGTTCACGTCGGTGTCGACGACGCTGACAAGGCGGTGTGGGTGGCAAACGAGTTGCGTTGGTACGTCCCGGTGATGCTGGCGCTGTCCGCGAACTCGCCGTTCTGGGACGGGCACGACACGGGGCTGGCGTCTGCCCGAGCGAAGATATTCGAGGGGTTGCCGAACACGGGGATGCCGACGGCGTTCGACTCCTTCGAGGCGTTCGAGTCGTTCGAGCGCCTGCTGGTGGAGAACGGCTCCATCGCCGACCGTGGGGAGCTCTGGTTCGACGTGCGCCCGCACACGGAACACGGGACCGTCGAGTTGCGCGCGCCGGACGGGCAGGCCGACCCGGCGGTCGTCGAGGCGTTCGTCGAGTACACGCACGCGCTCGTCGTCGACCTGGCGGAGCGCTACGAGGACGGCGGATCCGGGAACGGACTACGGCGCGAGGTGCTCGACGGGAACAAGTGGCAGGCGATCCGGTACGGGCACGACGCGTCGTTCGTCGACCGGAACGGCGAGGGATCCGTCTCGCTGGGCGACGTGGTCGAGCGGGAGTGTGACCGCCTGGGCGTGTCCGGAATCCGGGAGGTGTACGATGCCGAGTCGGGCGCGACTCGCCAGCGACGACTCCGCGAGGAGGAGGGGGCGAGAGCGCTCTACGAGTCGCTGGTGCTGTGA
- a CDS encoding fibrillarin-like rRNA/tRNA 2'-O-methyltransferase translates to MSLPDGVERRDFEGDGDEADAQSLATRGDPVYGEPVVEGWRRWNPDRSKLGATLELGVDTGLAGGDSVLYLGAANGTTVSHVADFAGPTYAVEFAPRSTRDLLDVAEDRQNLFPLLKDARKPETYAHVVESGLDAIVQDVATRGQADVALANRQFLADDGRLVAAIKARSEDVTRDPEAVFADALDTLREGYEVLATERLEPFHDDHLAVVATPL, encoded by the coding sequence ATGAGTCTGCCCGACGGCGTCGAGCGGCGCGACTTCGAGGGAGACGGCGACGAGGCGGACGCGCAGTCGCTCGCGACGCGCGGCGACCCGGTGTACGGCGAACCCGTCGTCGAGGGCTGGCGGCGCTGGAACCCCGACCGCTCGAAACTCGGTGCGACGCTCGAACTCGGCGTCGATACGGGACTCGCGGGCGGCGACAGCGTGCTCTACCTCGGCGCGGCGAACGGCACGACCGTGAGCCACGTCGCTGACTTCGCGGGCCCGACGTACGCCGTGGAGTTCGCGCCGCGCTCGACCCGCGACCTGCTCGACGTCGCCGAGGATCGCCAGAATCTCTTCCCGCTACTGAAGGACGCCCGGAAGCCCGAGACGTACGCCCACGTCGTCGAGAGCGGCCTCGACGCTATCGTCCAGGACGTCGCGACGCGCGGGCAGGCCGACGTGGCGCTCGCCAACCGCCAGTTCCTCGCGGACGACGGGCGACTCGTCGCTGCCATCAAGGCCCGCAGCGAGGACGTGACCCGGGACCCGGAGGCCGTGTTCGCGGACGCGCTGGACACACTCCGCGAGGGCTACGAAGTGCTCGCGACCGAGCGCCTGGAACCCTTCCACGACGACCACCTGGCTGTGGTCGCGACGCCCCTGTAG
- a CDS encoding NOP5/NOP56 family protein codes for MSEQGWFAGVDREDTESAAASVRDGSAPGPNEWPRLAVESGFAADEDDYYEALHEATLAGTRAAVRERERADDQQLMHAVRAMDDLADAANELAERATEWAGSVFDDVSSGVEGARDVAARDASDATEERVVSLCQRVVDLVDERDAERAYVERQAPTVAPNLASLAGPVLAARLIALAGGLEDLAKQPSGTVQVLGAEDALFAHLRGHASSPKHGVIYTHEYVHGTHPDQRGSAARALAGKLSIAARIDHYSGDLRPELGEELDERIATIQERENE; via the coding sequence ATGAGCGAGCAGGGATGGTTCGCGGGCGTCGACCGCGAGGACACGGAGTCTGCCGCCGCGTCGGTTCGCGACGGGAGCGCGCCTGGCCCGAACGAGTGGCCGCGACTCGCGGTCGAATCGGGGTTCGCCGCGGACGAGGACGACTACTACGAGGCGCTTCACGAGGCGACGCTCGCGGGGACGCGGGCCGCCGTCAGGGAGCGCGAGCGGGCCGACGACCAGCAGTTGATGCACGCGGTGCGCGCGATGGACGACCTCGCGGACGCCGCGAACGAACTCGCGGAGCGCGCGACGGAGTGGGCGGGGAGCGTCTTCGACGACGTCTCCAGCGGTGTCGAGGGTGCGCGTGACGTCGCTGCGCGCGACGCGTCGGACGCGACCGAGGAGCGCGTCGTCTCGCTGTGCCAGCGCGTCGTCGACCTCGTGGACGAACGGGACGCCGAGCGCGCGTACGTCGAGCGACAGGCGCCGACCGTCGCGCCGAATCTCGCTTCACTCGCCGGCCCGGTGCTCGCGGCACGCCTGATCGCGCTCGCGGGCGGCCTCGAGGACCTCGCGAAACAGCCCTCGGGGACGGTCCAGGTGCTCGGCGCGGAGGACGCGCTGTTCGCGCACCTCCGCGGGCACGCGTCCTCCCCGAAGCACGGCGTCATCTACACCCACGAGTACGTTCACGGCACGCACCCGGACCAGCGGGGGTCGGCCGCGCGCGCGCTCGCCGGAAAACTCTCCATCGCGGCGCGCATCGACCACTACTCGGGGGACCTGCGGCCCGAACTCGGCGAGGAGTTGGACGAGCGCATCGCGACCATTCAGGAGCGTGAGAACGAATGA
- a CDS encoding HVO_2753 family zinc finger protein, with protein MSEAKQARKCVSCGINISGTTAAAFKCPECGTQIYRCSKCRKQSNLYECPDCGFRGP; from the coding sequence ATGAGCGAAGCCAAGCAGGCGCGAAAGTGCGTCTCCTGCGGCATCAACATCTCCGGCACGACCGCTGCAGCGTTCAAGTGCCCGGAATGCGGCACCCAGATCTACCGGTGCTCGAAGTGCCGCAAGCAGAGCAACCTCTACGAGTGTCCCGACTGCGGGTTCCGGGGGCCGTAA
- a CDS encoding elongation factor 1-beta, protein MGKVAAVLKVMPDSPEADLDELQERLSESLPEGAKINGTDTDEVAFGLTALLATVIVPDDAGGTEAVEDAFGNVEGVESVSVEEVGRI, encoded by the coding sequence ATGGGGAAGGTCGCCGCCGTCCTCAAGGTCATGCCGGACAGCCCCGAAGCCGACCTTGACGAACTCCAGGAACGACTCTCCGAGTCGCTCCCCGAGGGCGCGAAGATCAACGGCACGGACACCGACGAAGTCGCATTCGGCCTCACCGCGCTGCTCGCCACCGTCATCGTCCCCGACGACGCCGGCGGCACGGAAGCCGTCGAGGACGCGTTCGGCAACGTCGAGGGCGTCGAATCCGTCTCCGTCGAAGAAGTCGGGCGTATATAA
- a CDS encoding cystathionine gamma-synthase, translating into MSEDDERFETRAIHAGQEPDEETGALMTPIHANSTYVQDGPGDHRGYEYSRTGNPTRTDLEENLASLEGGEFGRCFSSGMGAINTVLNLLESGDHVVAGDDVYGGTHRIFTQVYEEYDLEFDFVDTTDHDAVRSVMRDSTELVWVETPTNPLLNVNDIGALADIAHEHDALCAVDNTFATPYLQRPLDFGADLVCHSLTKYLGGHSDLVAGALVTDDADLDERLGFYQNSVGATPGPFDCFLVLRGTKSLGVRMDRHCENASELVAWLDDHDRVDHVYYPGLESHPQHDLAAEQMDDFGGMLSFELDATLEEASDVVTETEVFTLAESLGGVESLIEQPAAMTHAAIPEEEREAAGLTDSLIRVSVGIEHVDDLKADLKQAFDAVL; encoded by the coding sequence ATGAGCGAGGACGACGAGCGCTTCGAGACGCGCGCCATCCACGCCGGCCAGGAACCCGACGAGGAGACGGGCGCGCTGATGACGCCCATCCACGCGAACTCCACGTACGTCCAGGACGGCCCCGGCGACCACCGCGGCTACGAGTACAGCCGTACCGGGAACCCGACGCGGACCGACCTCGAGGAGAATCTTGCGAGCCTCGAGGGCGGCGAGTTCGGGCGGTGTTTCTCATCGGGAATGGGCGCCATCAACACCGTGTTGAATCTCCTCGAATCGGGCGACCACGTGGTCGCGGGCGACGACGTCTACGGCGGCACGCACCGCATCTTCACGCAGGTGTACGAGGAGTACGACCTCGAGTTCGACTTCGTGGACACGACGGACCACGACGCAGTCCGGAGTGTAATGCGGGATTCGACGGAACTCGTCTGGGTGGAGACGCCGACCAACCCGCTGTTGAACGTCAACGACATCGGCGCGCTCGCGGACATCGCCCACGAGCACGACGCGCTCTGCGCGGTCGACAACACGTTCGCCACACCGTACCTCCAGCGCCCACTCGACTTCGGCGCGGACCTCGTCTGCCACAGCCTCACGAAGTACCTCGGCGGCCACTCGGACCTCGTCGCTGGCGCGCTCGTCACCGACGACGCTGACCTCGACGAGCGCCTCGGGTTCTACCAGAACTCCGTGGGCGCGACGCCAGGCCCCTTCGATTGCTTCCTCGTCCTCCGCGGCACGAAGAGCCTCGGCGTGCGCATGGACCGCCACTGCGAGAACGCCAGCGAACTCGTCGCGTGGCTGGACGACCACGACCGTGTCGACCACGTCTACTACCCAGGGCTCGAATCCCACCCCCAGCACGACCTCGCCGCCGAGCAGATGGACGACTTCGGCGGGATGCTCTCGTTCGAACTCGACGCCACCCTCGAGGAAGCCAGCGACGTCGTGACGGAGACCGAGGTGTTCACGCTCGCGGAGTCCCTCGGCGGCGTCGAATCCCTGATCGAGCAGCCGGCGGCGATGACCCACGCAGCCATCCCGGAGGAAGAACGCGAGGCCGCGGGACTCACGGATTCGCTCATCCGCGTGAGCGTCGGTATCGAACACGTCGACGACCTGAAAGCCGACCTGAAGCAGGCGTTCGACGCCGTGTTGTGA
- a CDS encoding 50S ribosomal protein L21e, producing MPSSNGPLNSTREKLSNKPRERGTSPPQRSVAEFDDGQKVHLKIDPSIREGRFHARFSGHTGTVVGKQGTSYKVKISDGGKEKVLLANPAHLRAQEE from the coding sequence ATGCCGAGTTCCAACGGACCCCTCAACAGCACTCGAGAGAAACTCTCGAACAAACCGCGAGAGCGCGGGACCTCCCCGCCCCAGCGGTCGGTCGCAGAGTTCGACGACGGACAGAAAGTCCACCTGAAGATCGACCCAAGCATCCGCGAGGGTCGCTTCCACGCTCGATTCAGCGGCCACACCGGCACCGTGGTCGGCAAACAGGGCACCTCCTACAAGGTCAAGATCTCGGACGGCGGCAAGGAGAAGGTCCTACTCGCTAACCCCGCCCACCTCCGCGCGCAGGAGGAATAA